The proteins below are encoded in one region of Campylobacter helveticus:
- a CDS encoding helix-turn-helix domain-containing protein, producing the protein MGKNKKVSLEIIKKVFREFINGKDLNAVAKEYNFQKTTFYTWRAKYQDLYNEIKNEDLEELEKKHIEAIYNSIPKRFKDIRETIGLTQFEMAKALNSSQKAISFIELGKNQIQVSMFLKLYKIYGVNPNYILLGEGHKFFGNKPFSN; encoded by the coding sequence ATGGGCAAAAATAAGAAAGTCAGCTTAGAAATCATAAAGAAAGTTTTTAGAGAATTTATAAATGGCAAAGATTTAAATGCTGTTGCTAAGGAATATAATTTCCAAAAAACAACTTTTTACACTTGGAGGGCTAAATATCAAGACCTTTATAATGAAATAAAAAATGAGGATTTGGAGGAACTAGAAAAAAAGCATATTGAAGCCATCTACAATTCAATTCCAAAAAGATTTAAAGATATTAGAGAGACTATAGGTTTAACACAATTTGAAATGGCAAAGGCTTTAAATTCTTCTCAAAAAGCTATTTCATTTATTGAACTTGGAAAAAATCAAATTCAGGTTTCAATGTTTTTAAAACTTTACAAAATTTATGGAGTTAATCCAAATTATATTCTTTTAGGTGAGGGACATAAGTTTTTTGGGAATAAGCCATTTTCAAATTAA
- a CDS encoding type IV secretory system conjugative DNA transfer family protein codes for MAFFGSFFNLFIKKHEEEKTLIGKGFDLEDKKRERLIDIYQIDDNSKNHTFTFGSTGVGKTRLIEGLIEQDIPKGKNIVIIDPKGDIGLFSKMVEIAKKCGREQELMFLSPIYPEYSIKINPLANYYMEEEVIAHIVSGVPAKDEFFYNVANETTTAVVKALFVIRRYENDNSTLNFEEIAEKVYYGGLIELRDKLEEIQKNGYEDSELKGLLSLYERVLSSPQDYFAKVSSTLRTTLTQMTMGNVGKIIGMAQKNTFIDKLQNDEGVLLYIMTGSMLTRQVSSIISKVTISMIQSCVGRIYASGKKFKNTLKIYIDEAASSVYRGIETLYAQARGAGVAIMGLTQSAADLAAEIGQDGANRLLELTNTKIIMRLNDTKSSKMISDLGGKRRAFSYFLTVEGGITSREVEELNIENDDVTTLQKREFYYFGFEGRFKGKTLRVSDGKLQVLMPNVTRKLANV; via the coding sequence ATGGCGTTTTTTGGCTCATTTTTTAATTTATTTATAAAAAAGCACGAAGAAGAAAAAACTCTCATCGGCAAAGGCTTTGATTTGGAAGATAAAAAAAGAGAAAGGCTGATTGACATTTATCAAATTGACGATAATAGCAAAAATCATACCTTTACTTTTGGCTCCACAGGTGTTGGTAAAACAAGGTTGATTGAGGGACTTATCGAACAAGATATTCCTAAAGGTAAAAATATCGTCATCATTGACCCAAAGGGCGATATAGGACTTTTCTCAAAAATGGTTGAAATCGCTAAAAAATGTGGCAGAGAGCAGGAATTAATGTTTCTTTCGCCAATTTATCCCGAATACTCCATAAAAATTAATCCTTTGGCAAATTACTATATGGAAGAAGAGGTTATAGCCCACATCGTTTCAGGTGTGCCTGCTAAAGATGAGTTTTTTTATAATGTGGCTAATGAAACAACCACAGCCGTTGTTAAAGCCTTATTTGTCATTAGGCGTTATGAAAACGATAATTCCACTTTAAATTTTGAAGAAATAGCAGAAAAGGTTTATTATGGCGGTTTGATTGAACTTAGAGATAAACTTGAAGAAATTCAAAAAAATGGCTATGAAGATTCGGAACTTAAAGGTTTGCTTTCTTTATATGAGAGGGTTTTATCCTCCCCGCAAGATTATTTTGCAAAGGTATCTTCCACCTTAAGGACAACACTCACCCAAATGACTATGGGTAATGTGGGAAAAATTATAGGTATGGCACAAAAAAATACTTTTATTGATAAGCTACAAAATGATGAAGGTGTGCTTTTATATATTATGACAGGCTCAATGCTTACAAGGCAAGTCTCAAGCATTATTTCAAAGGTAACTATTTCTATGATTCAATCCTGCGTGGGTAGAATTTACGCCTCAGGTAAGAAATTTAAAAATACACTCAAAATTTACATTGACGAAGCTGCTTCTTCAGTGTATAGAGGCATAGAAACACTTTACGCACAAGCAAGAGGTGCGGGAGTAGCCATTATGGGTCTTACTCAATCTGCTGCCGATTTAGCAGCCGAAATAGGACAAGACGGAGCAAATAGGCTTTTAGAACTCACTAATACAAAAATCATTATGCGTTTAAACGATACAAAAAGCTCAAAAATGATTTCTGATTTAGGAGGAAAGCGTAGAGCTTTTTCATACTTTTTAACAGTTGAGGGAGGTATTACCTCAAGGGAAGTTGAAGAATTAAATATTGAAAATGATGATGTTACCACTCTACAAAAGAGAGAATTTTATTATTTTGGATTTGAGGGGCGTTTTAAGGGAAAAACCTTAAGAGTAAGCGATGGAAAATTGCAAGTTTTAATGCCAAATGTAACGAGAAAGTTGGCTAATGTTTGA